The proteins below are encoded in one region of Marinobacter sp. F4206:
- a CDS encoding DUF2750 domain-containing protein → MSSDPLNEVLELTGEERYDYFLSEVLEEREIWILVNADNRFLKIVSEDEGVSHLPVWPSAAFAANYAGGSDELSPKSISLPDFFKKWVPGLTRDGLDVGVFPGADGTLWITEPEELKRDLQDELSSF, encoded by the coding sequence ATGAGCAGTGATCCGTTAAATGAAGTACTCGAGCTGACCGGTGAAGAGCGGTATGACTACTTTCTGAGTGAAGTGCTCGAAGAGCGCGAGATCTGGATTCTGGTCAACGCCGATAACCGCTTTCTGAAGATTGTTTCGGAAGACGAGGGCGTGTCGCACTTGCCGGTCTGGCCGAGCGCCGCGTTTGCCGCCAACTATGCGGGCGGCTCGGATGAGCTCTCGCCGAAAAGCATTTCCCTGCCGGATTTCTTCAAGAAATGGGTGCCAGGTCTGACCCGGGACGGTCTGGACGTTGGCGTATTTCCAGGCGCAGACGGTACCCTCTGGATTACCGAGCCGGAAGAACTGAAGCGCGACCTGCAGGACGAGCTGTCGAGTTTCTGA
- a CDS encoding fibronectin type III domain-containing protein, with protein MSNLGKKLLKQGALLVPMAAFLSGCGLDASDDSSITEAQSPGTVEPTAQVAGAAIKGVIQQGVVTANRLLEDKSGYYLPDRLAAKPVRTADDGSYELRLRGKADGWALVELRADGSTRMVCDVVPSCDQVGGGQVEFGQTLELSSDFVLRGAGDLVTETVHLTPLTHLAVTLAERSDEGLSPAALAGAYQTVEAWFGLSVGALSLVPPDLTRLDELEAVSADALQVAITNAAFLALVNDNDQWQSISDVLNNMSAQVVASGRLDITGDGTSLALADIVAASAAQASELQLVTESSIIDQKLVIVEYRNVQRFKTIADVYSGSDDGDTSVADTTEPPTTEPAPEPAIPADAALLSWTAPLTRENGVSLSMGEIAGFEVVYGKSADALDQSIAIGDASVDELLVDDLSEGTWYFAMRTLDTDGNRSSLSEMVSKQI; from the coding sequence ATGTCAAATCTCGGCAAAAAACTGTTGAAGCAAGGTGCGCTGCTGGTACCCATGGCAGCATTTCTTTCCGGCTGCGGTCTGGATGCTTCGGACGACAGCAGTATCACCGAGGCGCAATCTCCGGGCACGGTCGAGCCCACCGCACAGGTGGCGGGTGCTGCCATTAAAGGGGTGATACAGCAGGGCGTGGTAACGGCGAACCGGTTGCTGGAAGACAAATCCGGCTATTACCTCCCTGACCGCCTGGCCGCCAAACCCGTTCGAACCGCCGACGATGGCAGCTATGAGCTGCGTTTGCGGGGCAAGGCTGACGGCTGGGCCCTGGTGGAGCTGCGGGCTGACGGTAGTACCCGCATGGTATGCGACGTCGTGCCGAGCTGTGATCAGGTCGGCGGCGGCCAGGTTGAATTCGGCCAAACACTGGAACTGAGCAGCGACTTTGTATTGCGTGGCGCCGGGGACCTGGTTACCGAGACCGTGCATCTCACGCCCCTCACCCATTTGGCCGTGACATTGGCCGAACGCAGTGACGAAGGCCTGTCGCCAGCAGCACTGGCGGGCGCCTACCAGACCGTGGAGGCCTGGTTCGGGTTGTCTGTCGGCGCACTTAGCCTGGTGCCACCTGATCTGACGCGACTTGATGAGCTCGAAGCGGTATCGGCGGATGCGCTTCAGGTCGCGATCACCAATGCGGCGTTTCTGGCGCTGGTCAACGACAACGACCAGTGGCAAAGCATTTCCGATGTGCTGAACAACATGTCGGCGCAAGTCGTTGCCAGTGGCCGGCTTGATATCACGGGTGATGGCACCAGCCTGGCGCTGGCGGATATTGTTGCAGCGTCTGCTGCCCAGGCATCCGAGCTGCAGCTGGTCACCGAGTCGAGCATCATCGACCAGAAGCTGGTGATTGTGGAGTACCGCAACGTTCAGCGGTTCAAAACCATAGCGGATGTTTACAGTGGCTCTGACGACGGCGATACCAGCGTTGCGGACACGACCGAGCCCCCGACCACAGAGCCGGCACCGGAACCGGCCATCCCGGCGGACGCGGCGCTGCTCAGCTGGACGGCTCCGTTGACCCGGGAAAACGGGGTGAGCCTGAGCATGGGTGAGATTGCAGGCTTTGAAGTCGTCTACGGCAAGTCGGCCGATGCACTGGATCAGTCGATTGCCATTGGCGATGCCTCTGTCGACGAACTATTGGTGGACGATCTGAGCGAGGGCACCTGGTACTTTGCCATGCGAACCCTGGATACCGACGGCAATCGAAGCTCACTGTCGGAGATGGTCAGCAAGCAGATCTGA
- a CDS encoding putative zinc-binding metallopeptidase, producing the protein MLVFSNPVGSGSLWFDNLATADGTPVAYDPQARAFVPMRPFCANRKVIGCNWIAPREGAFCTSCAMTALAPDPSIANAIPNWAETEAAKRWVLDNLGRWHWFRPEDPGTRPVFHMLAEGLTPVAMGHANGVVTISVAEADPVVRTTRRQALQEPYRTMVGHMRHEISHMLWWRLSLREDFLEAFRGMFGDERADYAAALQRHYHEGPPAGWEQSYLTSYASAHPHEDWAETAAHLLHLTDITDSAVASGLSSPELPNARWDPYSEPDTAKLINVAASLAIRVNHVNRSMGLADLYPFVLSDMAQKKLAFVHDWLRRGAHGR; encoded by the coding sequence ATGCTGGTATTCTCAAACCCCGTAGGTTCCGGTTCACTCTGGTTCGATAACCTTGCCACCGCCGACGGTACGCCTGTCGCGTACGATCCTCAGGCGCGGGCTTTTGTGCCTATGCGACCGTTCTGTGCAAACCGGAAGGTTATCGGCTGCAACTGGATCGCGCCCAGGGAGGGGGCCTTCTGCACCTCCTGCGCAATGACCGCGCTGGCGCCGGATCCGAGCATTGCCAACGCCATTCCCAATTGGGCGGAAACCGAGGCCGCCAAGCGCTGGGTACTCGACAACCTCGGGCGTTGGCATTGGTTCCGTCCGGAGGACCCGGGCACCCGTCCCGTTTTCCACATGCTTGCCGAAGGACTGACGCCGGTGGCCATGGGGCATGCCAATGGCGTGGTGACCATCAGCGTTGCAGAGGCAGACCCGGTGGTTCGAACCACCCGCCGGCAGGCGCTTCAGGAGCCCTACCGGACCATGGTCGGGCACATGCGGCACGAAATTTCCCACATGCTCTGGTGGCGGCTCAGTCTGCGCGAAGACTTTCTGGAAGCCTTCCGTGGTATGTTCGGTGATGAGCGCGCGGACTATGCCGCCGCACTGCAGCGGCACTATCACGAAGGACCGCCGGCGGGGTGGGAGCAATCCTATCTGACCTCCTACGCGTCCGCTCATCCCCACGAAGACTGGGCCGAGACTGCGGCACACCTGCTTCATCTGACGGACATCACTGACAGCGCGGTGGCATCCGGACTGTCTTCGCCAGAGCTGCCCAATGCCCGCTGGGACCCGTACTCCGAACCGGACACGGCAAAGCTGATCAACGTGGCAGCCTCCCTGGCGATTAGGGTCAACCATGTGAACCGTTCCATGGGGCTCGCGGATCTTTATCCGTTTGTATTGTCGGATATGGCCCAGAAAAAACTGGCGTTCGTTCATGACTGGCTTCGTCGCGGGGCTCATGGGCGTTGA
- a CDS encoding glutathione S-transferase family protein, giving the protein MAITESLDCDLVFYTNPMSRGRIVRWMLEEVGADYRQVLLDYDTQMKSEDYLAINPMGKVPALVHRGEVVTECAAICAYLADAFPEAGLAPEPTARAAYYRWLFFAAGPLEAAVMDRVLQAEVSRDQERMVGYGTYERAVSAMAGAVSAHQYVAGDRFSAADVYVGSHLMWGMEFGSITRRPEFEAYVARLSDRPALLAAKAVDDGLAPQPG; this is encoded by the coding sequence ATGGCCATTACCGAGTCCCTCGACTGTGATCTCGTTTTTTATACCAACCCCATGTCCCGCGGACGAATTGTGCGCTGGATGCTGGAGGAGGTTGGGGCCGATTACCGCCAGGTCCTGCTTGATTACGACACCCAGATGAAGTCGGAGGACTATCTCGCCATTAATCCCATGGGAAAGGTGCCGGCGCTGGTGCACCGGGGGGAGGTGGTGACCGAATGCGCGGCGATTTGCGCCTACCTGGCCGATGCGTTCCCCGAGGCCGGTCTCGCGCCGGAGCCGACCGCGCGGGCCGCCTATTACCGTTGGCTTTTCTTCGCCGCCGGGCCACTGGAGGCGGCGGTCATGGACCGCGTTCTGCAGGCGGAAGTCAGCCGGGATCAGGAGCGGATGGTCGGCTATGGCACCTATGAGCGAGCCGTCAGCGCCATGGCCGGTGCCGTTTCGGCCCATCAATACGTGGCGGGCGACCGGTTCTCGGCGGCGGACGTTTACGTGGGGTCGCACCTGATGTGGGGCATGGAATTCGGCTCGATTACCCGGCGGCCGGAATTTGAGGCCTACGTTGCTCGCTTGAGCGATCGCCCGGCCCTGCTGGCGGCGAAGGCCGTTGACGATGGGCTGGCCCCGCAACCGGGATAA
- a CDS encoding DUF2339 domain-containing protein has translation MEVVLILLAVGILILVPVGSILGVLAFRQRREQASRLDLLARELYELRQEVVHLRRQTGQPEQTATLSLDEPEIPDPQPEATELPRSAHLVQALKENWMVWLGGLSVGLAGIFMVSHSINAGLIGPLQQLLLALISGLALHLGAEVLRRRHMGTDQVFAALAGGGSITLYAALLAGVHHFGFISATVGLVGLASVSLVTMALSLVHGPLLAIMGLSGAYLVPLLIGSDDGSVAFVLSYSFLITLSSLLLMRYVFRDWLWYATLAGALLWWFLGTSAEPVGASIPWYLAGLMVGFGVLRGNQGVGEQRLWQAFLPLLAAWGFSMAIQLDTSPVYWSWLLILPVTALIPQSRGGIWYLPWASVVVSAGGWLVLRGSLGPGDGYLVPWPADQPGGFFGYLVAAAILTVAVGLWQWVRHSDQRRWASLTLLSPLVWLVLGWLLLHGYETSSVWAVTTLLVGGLYGVMASQMERRETFRTGVVWAILAAHVSYTLAAVMIVREASLTLALSVQFVSLTWLARRYAMPELYLLLKAALALVVARLTFNPWLQGYADDLHWSLWTYGGATLLAAIATRLSMKGHSIRPWLEGATLHLLVLFLGTELRYWLYDGDIFAHEYSLTEAAINTLLWGSLSVTYMVRAGASQSLAWLYRLFARMLLVLASLSYLSILILLNPWWAESSVGDTPIFNLLLPAFGGPVLLALMVSRFPQLAPRLWSLCLAAAGFLLFTAMEIRQLWQGGEMAASFGMSEGELYSYSVIGMLYAIAVIVYSTRRANALLYKAGMALLGIVIAKIFLIDMAGLQGLWRVAAFMGLGLALLGLAWMYRNVQRASEQPEQAGSHP, from the coding sequence TTGGAAGTCGTATTGATCCTGCTGGCGGTTGGTATACTGATTCTGGTCCCCGTCGGCTCCATTCTTGGCGTCCTGGCATTTCGTCAGCGTCGTGAACAGGCCTCTCGCCTGGACTTGCTCGCGCGTGAGCTTTATGAACTCCGCCAGGAAGTGGTCCATCTTCGGCGCCAGACTGGTCAGCCGGAACAAACGGCCACATTGAGCCTGGATGAGCCGGAAATACCTGACCCCCAACCAGAGGCAACGGAACTTCCTCGGTCTGCCCACCTTGTTCAGGCGCTGAAAGAGAACTGGATGGTCTGGCTGGGCGGTCTCAGCGTGGGGCTTGCCGGTATTTTCATGGTCAGCCACTCCATCAATGCCGGTCTGATTGGACCGCTGCAGCAGCTGTTGCTCGCCCTGATCAGCGGCCTTGCCCTGCACCTTGGTGCCGAGGTCCTCAGGCGCCGACACATGGGCACGGACCAAGTGTTCGCGGCCCTGGCCGGCGGCGGCAGCATCACGCTGTATGCGGCCCTGCTGGCGGGTGTGCATCATTTCGGGTTTATCAGTGCCACAGTGGGGCTGGTCGGGCTGGCGTCCGTGTCTCTGGTGACCATGGCCCTGTCGCTGGTTCATGGGCCATTACTCGCCATCATGGGGTTGAGCGGCGCTTACCTGGTGCCTCTGCTGATCGGGAGCGACGACGGCAGTGTCGCCTTTGTGCTGTCGTACAGTTTCCTGATTACATTGAGTTCCCTGCTGCTGATGCGTTACGTGTTCCGCGACTGGCTGTGGTACGCCACCCTGGCCGGAGCGTTGCTATGGTGGTTCCTGGGGACCTCGGCGGAGCCTGTCGGGGCGTCCATACCCTGGTACCTGGCGGGATTGATGGTGGGCTTTGGCGTATTGCGGGGCAATCAAGGGGTCGGGGAGCAAAGGTTGTGGCAGGCCTTCCTGCCGTTGCTGGCGGCCTGGGGCTTTTCAATGGCTATCCAGCTTGATACCAGCCCTGTGTACTGGAGCTGGTTGCTGATCCTGCCGGTAACCGCGTTGATTCCCCAGAGCCGCGGTGGGATCTGGTATCTACCCTGGGCGAGTGTGGTGGTCAGTGCAGGCGGGTGGCTCGTGCTCCGGGGCAGTCTGGGCCCCGGGGACGGATATCTGGTGCCCTGGCCGGCGGACCAGCCGGGCGGCTTCTTCGGTTACCTCGTGGCCGCGGCCATTCTCACCGTCGCTGTCGGGCTCTGGCAGTGGGTGCGCCACAGCGACCAGCGGCGCTGGGCGTCCCTGACCCTGTTATCGCCACTGGTGTGGCTGGTTCTCGGATGGTTGCTGCTGCACGGCTATGAAACTTCATCGGTCTGGGCGGTAACCACCTTGCTGGTCGGAGGCCTCTACGGTGTGATGGCGTCGCAGATGGAACGTCGCGAAACGTTCCGCACCGGGGTGGTCTGGGCCATCCTCGCGGCGCACGTCAGCTATACCCTGGCGGCGGTGATGATTGTCCGTGAGGCCTCTCTGACGCTGGCGCTTTCGGTCCAGTTTGTCAGCCTCACCTGGCTGGCCCGGCGTTACGCCATGCCGGAACTGTACCTGCTCCTGAAAGCCGCCCTGGCGCTGGTGGTCGCACGGCTGACATTCAATCCCTGGCTGCAGGGCTATGCGGATGATCTGCACTGGTCTCTGTGGACCTACGGCGGGGCAACGCTGTTGGCAGCGATCGCGACGCGATTGTCGATGAAAGGGCATAGCATTCGCCCGTGGCTGGAAGGGGCAACCCTGCACCTGCTGGTGTTGTTTCTGGGTACCGAGCTGCGTTACTGGCTCTATGACGGCGATATCTTTGCCCACGAATACAGCCTGACCGAGGCCGCGATCAACACGCTGCTCTGGGGATCCCTCAGTGTCACCTATATGGTGCGTGCCGGCGCGAGCCAATCGCTGGCCTGGCTGTATCGTCTGTTCGCCCGGATGCTCCTCGTGCTGGCCTCTTTGAGTTATCTCTCGATACTGATCCTGCTGAACCCCTGGTGGGCCGAAAGCAGCGTTGGCGACACCCCGATCTTCAACCTGCTCCTTCCGGCCTTCGGTGGCCCGGTCCTGTTGGCGCTCATGGTCAGCCGGTTCCCTCAGCTGGCTCCCCGGCTCTGGTCCCTGTGCCTGGCTGCCGCCGGCTTCCTGTTGTTCACCGCCATGGAGATACGGCAGTTGTGGCAGGGCGGTGAAATGGCCGCGTCGTTCGGCATGAGTGAGGGCGAGCTCTACAGCTACTCGGTCATCGGCATGTTGTACGCCATCGCCGTCATCGTCTATTCCACCAGGCGGGCCAACGCCCTACTGTACAAAGCTGGCATGGCGTTGCTGGGCATCGTGATTGCCAAGATTTTCCTCATCGACATGGCTGGCTTGCAAGGACTCTGGCGGGTCGCAGCTTTCATGGGGCTGGGGCTGGCCTTGCTCGGGCTGGCCTGGATGTACCGTAACGTCCAGCGAGCATCGGAGCAACCGGAGCAAGCCGGTAGCCATCCCTGA
- a CDS encoding TfoX/Sxy family protein has protein sequence MDDYTEFLHEVFGHFGAVTVRRMFGGYGIYHDGLMFALAVDEALYLKADAGNARYFEEQALGPFEYDRSGKLVRLSYFLAPAEVMEDPEEAAQWARRSYEAALRARKPKRR, from the coding sequence ATGGACGACTACACGGAGTTTCTCCACGAAGTGTTCGGGCACTTCGGTGCCGTCACCGTTCGCCGGATGTTCGGCGGCTACGGTATCTACCACGACGGGCTGATGTTCGCGCTGGCTGTGGACGAAGCGCTTTACCTCAAGGCCGATGCCGGGAATGCCCGTTACTTCGAAGAGCAGGCGCTCGGCCCATTCGAATACGACCGGAGCGGCAAGTTAGTCCGGCTTTCCTACTTCCTCGCCCCGGCGGAGGTCATGGAGGATCCGGAGGAGGCGGCGCAGTGGGCTCGGCGTTCGTATGAGGCTGCATTGCGGGCCCGGAAGCCGAAACGCCGTTAG
- a CDS encoding PEP-CTERM sorting domain-containing protein (PEP-CTERM proteins occur, often in large numbers, in the proteomes of bacteria that also encode an exosortase, a predicted intramembrane cysteine proteinase. The presence of a PEP-CTERM domain at a protein's C-terminus predicts cleavage within the sorting domain, followed by covalent anchoring to some some component of the (usually Gram-negative) cell surface. Many PEP-CTERM proteins exhibit an unusual sequence composition that includes large numbers of potential glycosylation sites. Expression of one such protein has been shown restore the ability of a bacterium to form floc, a type of biofilm.), whose translation MQFSGRLAAVSVLGVSLLAATPASANLIVNGGFEQPDVAAGTWQHFSSAAVDGWEGDNIEIWDNYGGVTAHEESQFAELNAHPNSGGAFSIFQSFATTVGQSYDLSFAYRARQSNSESFDVSVMPGMTWNLDDHVVGAWSIFSDSFVASSELTTLTFTSVIPETGTVGNFLDDVKVTASVPEPGSIALLGLSLLGMGVARRRRQG comes from the coding sequence ATGCAGTTTTCCGGTCGTCTTGCCGCCGTCAGTGTTCTCGGCGTTTCACTCCTCGCTGCCACACCCGCCAGCGCCAATCTCATCGTCAATGGCGGCTTTGAACAGCCGGATGTTGCGGCGGGAACCTGGCAGCATTTCAGTTCCGCGGCTGTGGATGGCTGGGAAGGCGATAATATCGAGATCTGGGACAACTATGGGGGGGTAACGGCCCATGAGGAAAGCCAGTTTGCTGAGTTGAATGCCCACCCGAACAGCGGTGGCGCGTTCAGTATCTTCCAGAGCTTTGCGACCACCGTTGGCCAATCCTACGATCTGAGCTTTGCCTATCGGGCACGCCAGAGCAACAGCGAGAGCTTCGACGTGTCTGTGATGCCCGGGATGACCTGGAACCTGGATGACCACGTTGTCGGCGCCTGGAGCATCTTCTCGGACAGCTTCGTTGCCTCCTCCGAGCTGACCACCCTGACGTTTACCTCGGTCATTCCCGAAACCGGCACCGTCGGTAACTTCCTTGATGACGTGAAGGTGACTGCCTCCGTTCCGGAACCGGGCTCCATTGCCTTGCTCGGGCTGAGTCTGCTTGGCATGGGCGTCGCCCGTCGCCGGCGCCAGGGTTAA
- a CDS encoding spondin domain-containing protein yields MNRLILSLAFAAIPFPVLAAEFDVEIHNPTRGLYFTPLLVAAHAESVSLFEAGETASSNLRAMAEVGDLSGLITFLDAAGATIADNPANGLLAPGASTVVTLNTGNAIANTRLSIVAMLLPTNDGFLALNSLTLPTEPGTYSYNLNAYDAGTEANNELRGSETVGLPGMPVPAELDSELGTNGTGVTSDVEGYVHIHRGNLGDNNPSGGPSDIVSTLHRWLNPVARVTVTVR; encoded by the coding sequence ATGAACCGTTTAATCCTCTCTCTGGCATTCGCTGCCATCCCCTTCCCGGTCCTGGCCGCCGAATTCGATGTGGAAATCCACAACCCGACCCGGGGCCTGTATTTCACGCCGCTGCTGGTAGCGGCCCATGCAGAGTCCGTTTCCCTCTTTGAAGCTGGTGAGACGGCGTCCAGTAACCTGCGGGCGATGGCGGAAGTCGGTGATCTCTCCGGACTGATTACCTTTCTGGATGCCGCCGGTGCCACCATTGCCGATAACCCGGCCAACGGGCTGTTGGCACCGGGGGCGAGTACCGTTGTCACGCTCAATACCGGTAACGCCATTGCGAACACCCGACTGTCGATTGTCGCCATGCTGTTGCCCACCAACGATGGTTTCCTGGCTCTTAATAGCCTCACCCTACCCACCGAGCCGGGTACCTATAGCTACAATCTGAACGCCTACGATGCCGGCACCGAGGCCAACAACGAACTGCGTGGCAGCGAGACCGTCGGCCTGCCCGGCATGCCGGTGCCGGCCGAACTGGACTCCGAGCTGGGAACCAACGGTACCGGAGTGACGAGCGACGTCGAGGGCTACGTTCACATTCATCGCGGCAACCTGGGTGATAACAACCCAAGCGGCGGACCCAGCGATATTGTCAGCACCCTGCATCGGTGGCTGAACCCGGTGGCTCGCGTCACCGTGACCGTACGATAA
- a CDS encoding spondin domain-containing protein, producing MAFRTHLILMLSLTGLVAGCSSSDDDGDSLVSSRSFRYQVSITNLSAGQPFSPAAVVIHRAEWQAFSLGDGASVELERLAESGDNDAFLAAADADSGVLATETGTGPIPPGATAEISASASTTSDNGLLLTWLAMPVNTNDALAGVRGIDLSDFSIGDTRTYFAISYDAGTEANTETADTVPGPAASGLAEGFNAARDDVRNAVYIHPGVVTQDDGLGTSTLEGVQRWDNPIARVRVERLQ from the coding sequence ATGGCATTTCGAACACACTTGATTCTGATGCTGTCACTGACGGGGCTGGTCGCAGGATGCAGTTCGAGCGACGACGATGGTGACTCGCTGGTCAGTTCGCGCAGCTTCCGCTACCAGGTCAGCATCACCAATCTGTCCGCCGGACAACCCTTTTCGCCCGCCGCAGTGGTTATCCATCGCGCCGAGTGGCAAGCATTCAGTCTGGGTGATGGCGCGTCGGTGGAACTGGAACGACTGGCGGAAAGTGGCGACAACGACGCGTTTCTCGCGGCGGCGGACGCCGACAGCGGTGTGCTGGCGACCGAAACCGGTACCGGCCCCATCCCCCCGGGCGCGACGGCGGAAATCTCGGCCTCTGCCTCGACAACCTCTGACAACGGGCTGCTACTGACCTGGCTAGCCATGCCCGTGAATACCAACGATGCTTTGGCGGGGGTCCGCGGCATCGACCTCAGCGATTTTTCGATCGGCGACACCAGGACTTATTTTGCGATCAGCTACGACGCTGGCACCGAGGCCAATACCGAAACCGCAGACACCGTGCCCGGCCCCGCTGCCAGTGGACTTGCCGAAGGATTCAATGCGGCTCGGGATGATGTCCGGAATGCCGTCTATATCCACCCCGGCGTGGTTACACAGGATGACGGGCTCGGCACGTCTACGCTGGAAGGTGTTCAGCGCTGGGATAACCCCATCGCCCGCGTCCGGGTTGAGCGCCTGCAATAG
- a CDS encoding leucyl aminopeptidase family protein: MKPELPRTPELKLDVDHRIPASWDFDTGVSLILLVPESNHNALGKAPWADYLKLRLADFPDNANPMLISGPRGTRAAIAFVADDVGGFKALSQARKLIAPLMAERSRKINVISLLDQEQAACVMAEALVSAALAALFQPPKISDETPDIPPLSAMNFFGGFEAADFRYVKATAEGNNLARWLTELPGNYLTPGIYRDYAEALAKAEGWEAQFYDLDQLERLEAGAFLSVVEASPNRDAGILQLRYRLKGAGDKPLALVGKGICFDTGGSNLKVGGSMLGMHGDMQGSAVALGTLLALTRLNFSQPVDCWLALAENHIGSRAVKCNDVITAVNGTTIELINTDAEGRMVLADTLALACRRKPRAILDYATLTGAVVSALGQRMAGAITNRRDWIEPIIQTGEHCGERVWPFPYEDDYDEDLKSQVADTLQCRTAGAGDHIYAARLLGKFVDKGVGWVHVDMASTGTHKGGLAHIPTDLQGFGVRFGVEWFNRIADEGL; encoded by the coding sequence ATGAAACCTGAACTCCCGAGAACACCAGAGCTCAAGCTTGATGTGGACCACCGCATACCAGCCTCTTGGGATTTCGACACCGGAGTGAGCCTTATACTCCTGGTGCCGGAATCCAACCACAACGCTCTGGGCAAAGCTCCGTGGGCCGACTACCTGAAATTGCGCCTCGCCGATTTCCCGGACAATGCCAATCCCATGCTCATCTCCGGCCCCAGGGGAACCCGCGCCGCGATTGCCTTTGTGGCGGACGATGTGGGCGGGTTCAAAGCCCTGAGCCAGGCCCGTAAGCTGATCGCCCCGTTGATGGCTGAGCGCTCCAGGAAGATCAATGTAATCTCACTGCTCGATCAGGAGCAGGCCGCCTGCGTTATGGCCGAGGCTCTGGTTTCCGCCGCCCTTGCGGCCCTGTTCCAGCCTCCGAAGATTTCGGATGAAACTCCCGACATCCCCCCTCTGTCTGCCATGAATTTTTTCGGTGGGTTCGAGGCCGCCGACTTTCGGTACGTCAAGGCGACGGCCGAGGGCAACAACCTCGCACGCTGGCTGACCGAACTCCCGGGCAACTACCTGACGCCCGGCATATATCGGGACTACGCCGAGGCACTGGCCAAGGCTGAGGGCTGGGAAGCCCAGTTCTACGACCTCGACCAGCTGGAACGGCTTGAGGCCGGTGCCTTCCTGTCTGTGGTCGAGGCCAGCCCGAATCGGGACGCCGGCATACTGCAGTTGCGATACCGACTGAAGGGCGCCGGGGATAAACCACTGGCCCTGGTGGGCAAGGGCATCTGTTTCGACACCGGCGGCAGTAATCTCAAGGTCGGTGGCAGCATGCTAGGTATGCATGGCGACATGCAGGGTAGCGCGGTGGCACTGGGCACCCTGCTCGCGCTGACCCGACTCAATTTCTCTCAACCCGTGGACTGCTGGCTGGCGCTGGCCGAAAACCACATCGGCTCCAGGGCCGTGAAGTGCAATGACGTCATTACCGCCGTGAACGGTACAACCATTGAACTGATCAACACCGATGCCGAGGGCCGCATGGTGCTGGCCGACACCCTGGCCCTCGCCTGCCGGCGAAAACCACGGGCCATCCTGGATTACGCCACCCTGACCGGCGCCGTCGTCTCGGCCCTGGGACAACGCATGGCCGGTGCCATCACCAACCGGCGGGACTGGATCGAGCCCATCATCCAGACCGGTGAGCATTGCGGTGAACGGGTCTGGCCGTTCCCCTATGAAGACGACTACGACGAAGACCTGAAATCTCAAGTCGCGGATACGCTCCAGTGCCGAACAGCGGGCGCAGGCGATCATATCTACGCGGCTCGTCTTCTCGGCAAATTCGTGGACAAGGGCGTGGGCTGGGTGCACGTGGACATGGCTTCGACCGGCACTCACAAGGGCGGGTTGGCCCACATCCCCACGGACCTCCAGGGATTCGGTGTACGCTTTGGCGTCGAGTGGTTCAACCGAATCGCCGATGAGGGCCTGTGA
- a CDS encoding host attachment protein, giving the protein MNKDSDDPLARKRLYVLVADNAQARLFQATTPVRALDEVMTREHPAGRLKDSERYSDRPGSDHGGVGGHQSYDREKSDDPEEERFARDLSEQLEKARHEGRFEKLVLVAPPNFLGALRHHLSKDCLTAVVKSIDKDLVRQDPEAIIQHLGL; this is encoded by the coding sequence ATGAACAAAGACAGCGACGACCCGCTGGCCCGGAAACGGCTTTATGTACTGGTGGCGGATAATGCACAGGCAAGGTTATTCCAGGCGACAACGCCTGTTAGGGCTCTTGATGAAGTCATGACCCGGGAGCACCCGGCTGGCCGCCTGAAGGATTCGGAACGCTATTCCGACCGGCCCGGGAGCGACCATGGCGGTGTCGGCGGGCATCAGAGTTATGACCGTGAAAAGTCGGACGACCCGGAGGAGGAGCGGTTTGCCCGCGACCTCAGCGAACAACTGGAAAAGGCCCGGCATGAGGGACGCTTCGAAAAGCTGGTGCTCGTGGCGCCTCCCAATTTTCTCGGGGCGTTGCGGCATCATCTGAGCAAGGACTGCCTGACAGCGGTGGTAAAGTCCATTGATAAGGACCTGGTGCGCCAGGACCCCGAGGCGATTATTCAGCACCTCGGGCTGTAA